The DNA sequence GCTCGACGAGCCGTTCAACGCCCTCGACCGCTCGCTGCGCGCCGCGGTGCGCGACGACGTGCGCGCCGCGCTGGAACGCGCCGGGGCCACCGCGGTGCTCGTCACCCACGACCAGGAGGAGGCGCTGTCGATGGCCGACACGGTCGCGGTGATGCGCGCCGGCCGCATCGTCCAGCAGGACACCCCGGCCGCCGTCTACACCGCCCCGGCCGACCTCGGCGTCGCCACCTTCGTCGGCGAGGCCGTCGTGCTGCCCGCCCGCGCCACCGGCGAGACCGCCTCCTGCGTGCTCGGCGACCTGCCCCGGCGGTTCCCCGGCCCCACCGGCCCCGGGCACGTCGCGGTACGCCCCGAACAACTCGCCCTCACCCACGCGGGCGACGCCCCCGGCACGGCGGCCCGCGGGCGCGTCGAACGCCTGGAGTACTTCGGCCACGACGCCGCCCTCACCGTGCTGCTCGACACCGGCGAGCGGCTGCGGGTCCGCACCGGCGGGGACGTGCGCCACCGGCCCGGCGACCGGGTCGGCGTCGCGGTCCGCGGGACCGTGCTGTTCTTCCCGGAATGAGCCCGTTCAGCCGCTTACAAGAGGATTGCCAGCGCCCCGGTACACGATGACGGCGTAACGCAGACCGTTCGGCAGTACCGAGGAAGGTGCGTCATGTGCCGGCATCACCCCGCATGTCCCAGCGCGTACGCATCCGACCGCGCGGCCGCGCGCGTGGTCGCCACCCACCCCGGCCAGGGGTGGAGCCTGCTGTGCAACGGCGTCGTCCTGTTCGAGGACACCGGCCTGCTGCTCCCCGACGGGACCGTCGTCGCCCCGTCCCGCACGCCCGTCGCCGCCTGACGGAGCCGCCCGCCGTACGGCCATCCGGCCCCCGCACCCCAGGCGGTCCGGGAGGGCGGCGAACGCGGACCGGTGGCGGATCGGCGCGGGACGCCGAGCACGCGCGGGCGGCTCCCACCCCGGCGCGACCGTCCGCCGCCTCCGCTAGCGTCGGACCATGCGGCTTGCAGTGGGGTGCGCGATGTGGGCGCACACGCCGTGGCAGGGGCGGTTCCTGCCGCACCCGCTCGGCCCGGACGAGCGGCTCCGGGCGTACGCGAGCTGGTGCAACGCGGTGGAGGGGAACACCACCTTCTACGCCACACCCGACGCCAGGACCGTGGCGTCGTGGGCCCGGCAGACCGGCGAGGACTTCGGGTTCCTGCTGAAGCTGCCCCGCACGGTCACCCACGAGCGGCGGCTCGCCGGGGGAGAGGCGGAGCTGCGCGCGTTCCTCGACGCGATCGATCCGCTCGGGCCGCGGGTCGCGGCGCTGTGGGTGCAGCTGCCCGGCTCGTTCGGGCCGGGCGACCTTCCGGCGCTCGCCGCGTTCCTGCGCACGCTGCCGCGCACCCACCGGGTCGCGGTCGAGGTACGGCACCCGGCGTTCTTCACCCAGGAGCGGGCCGCGCGGCTGCTCGAGGGGGTGCTGCGCGGGGCGCGGGCCGAATGGGTGCCGTTCGACACCACCGTGCTGTTCGCCGAGCGGCCGGTCACCGACGCCGAGCGGGAGGCCTGGACCCGCAAACCCCGGCTGCCGCGCCGGACCCGCGCCCTCACCGACCGGCCGTTCGTCCGCTACATCGGCCGCGACGACGCCGAGCGCACCGCCGAGGGCTGGCGGCCGTGGATCGAGGTGTTCCGCACCTGGCTGCGCGAGGGGCGCAGCCCGACCATGTTCATCCACACCCCCGACAACGCCGACGCGCTCGCGCTCGCCCGCCGCTTCCACGACGAGGTGCGGGCCGGGTTGCCCGAGCTGGAGCCGCTGCCCGAGCCGATGCCCGCCGCGCCGCCCACCCTCTTCTGAACGCTCCCCGCCGTTCGCCGGCCCGGGCTCCGGGTATCCCGCATGGACGTACGGATCAGGGGCGACCGGGGGACGCGGGTGAGGATCGAGCCGGGGGAGCTGCGGGCGCGGGGCCGGGCCCGGGCGCGCCGCGAGCTCCGCCGCCGGTGGGCGCGGCTCGCCGCGACGGCGCCGACGATCATCCAGTGCGCGGTCGCCGCCGGGCTCGCCTGGCTCGTCGCCAACGACCTGCTCGGCCACCCCAGGCCGTTCTTCGCGCCAGTGGCCGCGGTGATCTGCATCGGGGTCGCGTCCGGGCGGCGGCTGCCCCGGCTGGTGGAGCTGATGGCCGGGGTGAGCCTCGGCGTCGGCGTGGCCGACCTGCTCGTGCTGCGCATCGGCTCCGGCGCGTGGCAGATCACGCTCGTCGTGGCGCTGGCGATGGCCGTCGCGGTGTTCCTCGGCACCGGGACCCTCATCACCATCCAGGCGGCCTCGTCCGCGGTGCTCGTCGCCACCCTGCTGCCGCCCACCGGCAGCGGCGGCCTCTACCGGATGATCGACACCTTCGTCGGCGGCGTGCTCGGCATCGTCGCGGTCGCGCTGCTCCCGCCCGACCTGATCGCCGCCACCCGCCGCGACGCGCGGGAGATCTTCGACGCGCTCGCCGACACCCTCACCGAGACCGCCCGCGGCATGGCCGAGCGCGACCCGGCCCGGGTGTCCGCCGTGCTCGACGAGGCCCGCGCCGGGCAGCGGGCGTTCACCCGGTTCACCGCCGGGCTCACCGCGGCCCAGGAGGTCGCCAGGATCTCCCCGCTGCGCCGCCGCCACCGGCGCGCGCTGCACCGCTACGCGGCCGCGAGCGTCCCCCTCGACCGCGCGCTCGGCAACGCCCGGGTGCTCGCCCGCCGTACCCTCGCCGCGATCTGGGCCGGCGAGCCGATCCCGCCGGCCCTCCCGGACGGCATGCACCGGCTCGCCCGCGCGGTGCGGCTGCTCCAGGCCGACCTGGAGCGCTCCCGCGACCCGGAGGAGGTACGGCGCGCCGCGCTCGCCGCGGCCGAGGTCACCAGCGGCCTGCCGCCCGGCGGCACCGGGTTCTCCGCCCACGTCGTCACCGCCCAGCTCCGCTCGATCGTCGTCGACCTGCTCATGGCCACCGGCATGGACAACGCCGACGCGACCGCCGCGCTGCCGCCCCTCCCCGGGCGCTGACCGGCGGATCAGTACAGCTCGTACCGCTTGAGCTTGCGGTACAGGGTGGCCCGGGAGATGCCGAGCTGCCGGGCGACCGCGGACCGGTCGCCGCCGGTACGGCGCAGCGCCTCGGCCAGCACGTGCCGCTCGGCCGCCCGCACCTCGTCGAGCGGGTTCGCCCCGCGGGACCGCCGGTGCCGGGCGGGCAGGTGCGGCAGGTCGATCACCGGGCCGCAGGCGTGCACCCGGGCGGTGGCGAGCACCTGGACGAGCTGCCGCACGTTGCCCGGCCAGTCCTCCGCGGTGAGCGCGGCGAGCGCGCGCGGGGTGAGCTGGGGCGGCTGCTCGCCCGGGTCGCACAGCTCGGCGAGGACGGCCTGGCACAGCTCGGCGAACTCGTCCCGGCGCCGCCGCAGCGGCGGCACGGTTAGCGTCACCGGGAAGCTCTCCAGCAGCAGCACCGCGGCGCTGTCCTCGCCGTCGTCGCTCGTGGTGCCGACCACCCGGGCACGGGCCCGGGACACCAGGTCGGCCACCGCGGTCATCAGCCCGGCCGGGACGTCGGCGACGTGGCGCAGCAGCACGGCGCGGCCCGGGTCGGCGAGCGCCTCGGCGAGGCGGCGCAGCCACCCGTCCGGGTCGAGCCGGGCGCACGCGGCCTCGAACTCGGCCACCCCGCCGGGCGGGTCGAGGGTGCGCAGCGTGGCCAGCGCCTCGTGCCGCTTGCCGCAGCCGCGCTCGCCGGTGAGCAGCAGCGGCCGGCCCGCGCGCAGCGCCCGCGCCAGCCGGTCCCGGAACTCGGTGGCCGTGCCGTACCCGGCCGTGCCGGTCTCGAGGGCCGGTACGGCGCCGCGGTCGCCGCCGTCGAGCGGCCGGAGCACGAGCACCGCGGCGAACTCGCCCTTCGGCTGGGGGACCGGGTGCACCCGGACCTGCACGGTGCGGCCCGAGCTGAGGTCGCGGCGCACCGTGCGCTCCCGTGAGCCGCACTCCTCGGCGAGGTTGCGCAGCAGCTCCTCGTCGGCCTCCCGCACCAGCGCCCGCGCCCGGGTGCTCACCACGAACAGCCGGCGGCTCACCGCGACCACCACGCCGCGGTGGCGGCGCTCGGCCGCCGAGTACGCGTCGAACAGGGCCCGCTCCCCGTCGGTACGGCTCGCCAGCAGCTGGGTCTCGATCGACCGGCCGATCTCCACCACGAGCGGGAGCAGCGCGGCCGAGCCGTACTCGCGCAGGCAGTGCACGCCCAGCGACCCGGCGTACCGCTTGGTGAACGGGTCGCGGATGATCACGCCGGTGGTGGTGAGGATCTCGGAGTCGGTGCGGAAGTGCTCGGTGCCGGAGATGATGAACGCCTGCTGGGTCTCGTGGGCGCAGCCGAGCCCGTTCGTGCCCATCAGGTCCTCGGCGAAGCACATGCCCGGCCGCAGGTTCTGCCGGTGCACCCGCCACGCGGTCGGGAAGTCGCCGACCGCCACGGTGAGCAGCCGGCAGGCCCGGTCGGCGAGGAACCCCCAGCAGCTCAGGTCGGCGATCTCGTCCTTGAGCCGGTTCATGATCGGCTGGGCGACGGCGGCGAACCGGGAGTGCGCGGGGAAGTCGAAGTCGTCGTCGATCACGTACTCGCGGGCCTCGGGATCGACCCCGGCGAGCATCGAGCGCCGCCACGAGGCGACCACCTCCGGCCGCACCTCGGGGAAGTCGGCCGGGTCGAGGGTGCGCGGGTCGCGGCTCAGCGCCCTCAGCTTCGCCGCCCGCACGCGCTCCCATTCGGCGGCGGTCCGCGGAACCGGCGGGCCGCCGGGCGGTGGCGATACGGGCATCAGGTCGCCTCCCGACGCGGGTCTGCCATCGGCCGCTCGCGACCGTGCGGGGCCCGCCGTCCGCGAGCGCCCTCATCGTGCACCAGCGTCCGGCGGCGGGACCAGACCGGTTTCCACATTCCGGCAGACCTCCCGACGCCGGTCATGACCGGCGCAGGCTCGGCGGGTGAAGTGGGGCGGTGGCCGCCGGAGTGCCGCGGCTCCGGCGGCCGGGCCGCCCGCGAGCCCGCCCGGCCGCACGGTCACCCTTGGCCGGGCGCGCTCATCCGGACACCTCCGGCAACGCCGCCGGCGTGCCGAAGGTCCGCCTGTGGTAGACCAGCGGCGCGTCGCCGGTGGTCTCGGCGGCGACCACGTTGCCGAGCACGATGAGGTGGTCGCCGCCGTGCGCGAGACCGGCGACGGTGCAGCCGACGAAACCCGCCGACCCGGGGATGCGCGGCACCCCGGCGTGCGGCTCCCAGGCCACCCCGGCGAACTTCGCCGCGCCGCCCTTGGCCGCGAACCGCCGGGCCAGCCCCGCCTGGCCGGCGCCGAGCAGGTTGAGCCCGAACCGCCGGGTCCGGCGCACCAGCGCCAGCAGCTCGGAGGTGCGGTCGAGGGCGACGAGCACCATGGGCGGGTTCATCGACAGGGAGGCGAACGCGCTCACCGTGGTGCCGTGCGGCAGCCCGCCCTCGAGGCCGGTCATCACCGCGACGGGCGCGCACACGGCGGCCATCGTCTCCCGGAACGCTGCGGCGACGCCGGGGTCCGCGCCGCCGCGGGCGGGGCCGGTCACCTCGGCCGCCCGCTACGCGAGCACCCGCACCGGGCCGCGGCGCATCGACCGGGCCTTGGGCAGCACCTCGCGGGCGAACAGCTCCAGGCTCGCCCGCGCCTGGTCGTACGGCATGCCGCCGAACGACGGCGCGAGGGAGAGCTCGAAGTCGCCGAGCACGTCCCGGATCGCCTCGATCTGGCCGAGGATGCGCTCCGGGCTGCCGTACAGCGCGGCCGCCGCGTAGTCGTTCGCCGCCTTCTCCAGGCCGATCGAGCGGAAGTACTCGGCGTTCGCCGCGTACCGCTCGTGGCCCTTGAGCCCCTTGAAGTGCTCCCCGGCCATCTCGTAGTGCTCGACGTTCGCCATGAAGAACCGGGTGACGTACTCGAAATGCCGCTCGCGGGCGAGCTCGTCGTCCTCGTGGCAGTACATGTTCACGCTGAGCGCGATCGGCGGCGCGGGCTCGCCGTGCTCCCGCTCGTACAGCTCCCGGTACCTGGTGAACGTCGGCATCAGGTCCGGCACCGGCTTGGTGATGAACGACATCATCTTCGCCTT is a window from the Thermopolyspora flexuosa genome containing:
- a CDS encoding flavin reductase family protein, giving the protein MTGPARGGADPGVAAAFRETMAAVCAPVAVMTGLEGGLPHGTTVSAFASLSMNPPMVLVALDRTSELLALVRRTRRFGLNLLGAGQAGLARRFAAKGGAAKFAGVAWEPHAGVPRIPGSAGFVGCTVAGLAHGGDHLIVLGNVVAAETTGDAPLVYHRRTFGTPAALPEVSG
- a CDS encoding ABC transporter ATP-binding protein; its protein translation is MLTVTEIRKSFGRTQVLDRCSLTVEKGSLAAVLGPSGCGKTTLLRIIAGFEHADAGTVTIGDRDVTALPPERRGVGIVPQEAALFPHLSVARNVGFGLPRGSRERVEECLELVGLAGYGERMPHELSGGQQQRVALARALAPRPGVVLLDEPFNALDRSLRAAVRDDVRAALERAGATAVLVTHDQEEALSMADTVAVMRAGRIVQQDTPAAVYTAPADLGVATFVGEAVVLPARATGETASCVLGDLPRRFPGPTGPGHVAVRPEQLALTHAGDAPGTAARGRVERLEYFGHDAALTVLLDTGERLRVRTGGDVRHRPGDRVGVAVRGTVLFFPE
- a CDS encoding DUF72 domain-containing protein — encoded protein: MRLAVGCAMWAHTPWQGRFLPHPLGPDERLRAYASWCNAVEGNTTFYATPDARTVASWARQTGEDFGFLLKLPRTVTHERRLAGGEAELRAFLDAIDPLGPRVAALWVQLPGSFGPGDLPALAAFLRTLPRTHRVAVEVRHPAFFTQERAARLLEGVLRGARAEWVPFDTTVLFAERPVTDAEREAWTRKPRLPRRTRALTDRPFVRYIGRDDAERTAEGWRPWIEVFRTWLREGRSPTMFIHTPDNADALALARRFHDEVRAGLPELEPLPEPMPAAPPTLF
- a CDS encoding DUF5999 family protein: MCRHHPACPSAYASDRAAARVVATHPGQGWSLLCNGVVLFEDTGLLLPDGTVVAPSRTPVAA
- a CDS encoding sigma-54-dependent Fis family transcriptional regulator, with amino-acid sequence MPVSPPPGGPPVPRTAAEWERVRAAKLRALSRDPRTLDPADFPEVRPEVVASWRRSMLAGVDPEAREYVIDDDFDFPAHSRFAAVAQPIMNRLKDEIADLSCWGFLADRACRLLTVAVGDFPTAWRVHRQNLRPGMCFAEDLMGTNGLGCAHETQQAFIISGTEHFRTDSEILTTTGVIIRDPFTKRYAGSLGVHCLREYGSAALLPLVVEIGRSIETQLLASRTDGERALFDAYSAAERRHRGVVVAVSRRLFVVSTRARALVREADEELLRNLAEECGSRERTVRRDLSSGRTVQVRVHPVPQPKGEFAAVLVLRPLDGGDRGAVPALETGTAGYGTATEFRDRLARALRAGRPLLLTGERGCGKRHEALATLRTLDPPGGVAEFEAACARLDPDGWLRRLAEALADPGRAVLLRHVADVPAGLMTAVADLVSRARARVVGTTSDDGEDSAAVLLLESFPVTLTVPPLRRRRDEFAELCQAVLAELCDPGEQPPQLTPRALAALTAEDWPGNVRQLVQVLATARVHACGPVIDLPHLPARHRRSRGANPLDEVRAAERHVLAEALRRTGGDRSAVARQLGISRATLYRKLKRYELY
- a CDS encoding FUSC family protein; the protein is MRIEPGELRARGRARARRELRRRWARLAATAPTIIQCAVAAGLAWLVANDLLGHPRPFFAPVAAVICIGVASGRRLPRLVELMAGVSLGVGVADLLVLRIGSGAWQITLVVALAMAVAVFLGTGTLITIQAASSAVLVATLLPPTGSGGLYRMIDTFVGGVLGIVAVALLPPDLIAATRRDAREIFDALADTLTETARGMAERDPARVSAVLDEARAGQRAFTRFTAGLTAAQEVARISPLRRRHRRALHRYAAASVPLDRALGNARVLARRTLAAIWAGEPIPPALPDGMHRLARAVRLLQADLERSRDPEEVRRAALAAAEVTSGLPPGGTGFSAHVVTAQLRSIVVDLLMATGMDNADATAALPPLPGR